The DNA region GAAAGAATATGTCCTATATGCTTCTGAATATATGCAGGGATGGATTACGTTTATTAACCAAAAGCTACATCTTTCGCAAGCTGAAAAAACTTCGCTCGAGAACCAATGTATCTCTTGCTATCAGGAAAACCTGAAGCATGTTGGTGCCAGCGAAGACGCTCAAAATTCTGTCTATTTATCTTCATTATAAAAAATTTTAGAACGCCATGAAAACAACATTTTTACTGTCGACTCTATTTCTTTTGCTTACAGCGAGCTTTACTAGAAAAGAACGAATTTCTACTCCTATCGAAAAACCACCACAGAACTTAAATATCAGCTTTCTGTTGGATTTATCGGATAGGATTGACCCTAAGAAAAATCCAAACCCAACAATGCAGTATTACCAGCGGGATGTTCTTTACATGAAATCAATTGTGCAGGCATTTTTGAATCACGTAAAGCAGAAAAAGATATTTAAGCTAAACGATCAACTGCAGGTATTTTTTGACCCCGCACCCAAAAGCCCTCAAATTAACCAATTGAGCCAACAGTTAAAGGTAAGCTTCGATAAAAACTCAAGTAAGAAAAGCATTATAACGACGGAACAAATATTTGCGACGGTACCCATAAAAATCTATCAATCTGCAATTAGGGATCGTCATTATGTTGGCTCAGATATTTGGGGTTTCTTTAAAAATAGCGTTACTGATTATTGTATAAAAGATCAACACAGAAATATTCTGATCATAATAACTGATGGCTACATGTATCATAGGAATAACCAGTTCAAAAAAAATGGCAAAAGTACATACATCACGCCTGCGTTAATTCGAGAACAAAAACTTAACACACCAGACTTCCAATCGGTTATCAAAAGGAAAAATCTCGGTTTTATTGCACCAATTAATAACGTTGGAAACCTCGAAGTTGTCGTTTTGGGCATCAACCCATCTCCCAACAACCCATTCGAAGGCGATGTTATAAAGCAATATTGGGGTGATTGGTTCAAAAGTATGGGTATCAAAAATTATTACCTTAAAACTGCCGAACTGCCTTCAGACCTTGATCCAGTATTGCAAAAGATAATTCTAGCGGATAAGCCGTAGCGAAATGTTTTTCCAGAACTGAGCCATAAATGAAAACCCTCGCCTTCTTTATCCTTTTCTTAACCAGTATTACCTGTAAAGAAAATACAGCTACAAAAGTTTACCTTTGCAAAAGCGAGGGTGGCAAAAAGTATCACTATAAATCTAATTGTCGTGGTCTTAATAATTGTCAGCATAAAATTATAGCAACAACTTTAGAAAAGGCAAAAGGACAGGGTAAAACATTATGTGGGTGGGAAAAATAACCGTTTTTATTTTATTAATTTTTTTTAGGTCAGTTTCAACGGCCGGGCCAGATTACCCTGAACTTAAGCACAAAACCTTCGAGGCCAAAGTGATAGGCATTACGGATGGCGACACTATAGAGATTTTGTATCGTAACCAACCCATCAAAATACGATTGGCACATATCGACTGCCCCGAGAAACGCGGATCGCAACCTTATGGCAACGATGCAAAAGCCGCACTTTCAAAACTCTGTTTTGGTCAACAAGTACAAGTACATGCCCAAAATTACGACCGCTACAAAAGATTGATTGCCGTGGTAGTGAACATCAGAAAACAAAACGTTAATCAAGAAATGATTAAGCAAGGTATGGCCTGGCACTTCAAAAAGTACTCAAAAGATACTGTTTATGCACAATTGGAAGTTCGGGCACGCCGCAATAAAATAGGACTCTGGAAAGATGCGCAAGCTGTTGCGCCATGGGATTGGCGAAAACACATTCGACAGGCGAAAGCAACACACAACAAACAGAAAGATTAAAGCGAGTCCGCAAGTCCAAAGTCTGGAGTGAAGGCTAAAGGGTTAAAATCTTTAATCCCGCTGTTGACTGTCATTGCCATTGACTTCAGTCAACGGTATATAAAGGTAGTTTATGCGCTCTTACCGCAAATGATCGGCTATTCATGTCGTGATAAGAAGCCTGTTACCTAAGCAAAAAATTGATTTGGAAGCCTGGAGGTTAAATGGATGGCCGGCAAACATTCAACGTTTTTGGTTGTTCAATTATCATATTAAGAATTTAACAGCCAGAATAATGATCACAGCCAAACCACTTCTTTCAGAAAATGTAAAAGATTTTATGGATTATGCGCTCGAAACAATCCAATCTATGGATGGTGCGCCAGAGCATAATACTGAAGAAACGAACCTGGTTCATCAAAAAATTGCTAATTTAAGAGAATACCTTGCGGTTGTAGAAGCATCGTACAACGAAACTACGCCAACCCTGGTTAGTACACCAACAGAAAATACCACTCCTTTCACGGGGACGGGCCACGCGTAAATTTCCGTATTGAGTAACCATAAAAGCGCATCAAAATTTTGGTGCCAATTGCCTATGGCTTTCAATTGACCTGAGATTTTTCTGACGTGAAGGCGCCATTTTGTGTTAAATCAACAAATCCTATCTTTGCCGAAAATTAATCCCGAATTATAAGGCTTTTTACGAATGGATATCGAAAACGAAGATTTGGTTACAAGCTGGATAAAAGAAAATGGCAATCCGGCAATCGAGCAATTAACAAAAGTAAACCTGGAAACTGCCAAAAAAACTGCCGCACTTTTAATCGAGAAGGGCTTGGATGTTGTAGATTTGGCCGTCATAGTAGACATGCACGTTGCAGAGGTGAACAAATGGTTGGATGGTAAGCACAATTTTAGCGAAAAAACATTAACGCAAATACTGACAACACTTTAAAACAATCGTGTAAACGTTTGGCCGGTACAGCTAAGCAGATAACCGAATGCAGCCTCACTACTCTTTCCCACCTCAATCAGCAGGCTACTTTATCCTCTGTACCCACTCACCGCGTTATCATTAAGTTTTAAAGTAATATACCCTTTTAATGAGGCTGTCTCAAAAAGGTTTCGTCTTGAAGCTGTCTCATAAATAGAAATCTGTCATCCTGACCTGTCGAAGAACTTGTTTAAATGCTTAAAAAGGCATTTCGACTACTTGCCCCGATCCGATAACTATCGGGTTTTCGGGAAGCTCAACGTGTCAAATTCGGATCGGATTTAACTTTATGTACAGCCTCATCTTATCTAAAGGAACTTTTAATCCTTTGTATTAAGGCCCTGAAACAAGTTCAGGGCGACGGTTTGTTCTTTTTGAGACAGTCTCTTATTTTCTTTACGCATTCTCATCGTCGCTACAAAGCACCCTTTTAAATCAGCGCTTTTTTACTATTTATCACAGCGACGACTTACAGCGCAGCTTATTCTGATCCCACATATTCGATAGACCAATTATCAATAAATGCAGAACCGTTGCCATATGGTTCTATTTTAAGGCTAAATGTACCTCCCTTATTCAACAATGGTGTCTCCACTTCGAACTTAGTCCATTCACTACCGGCAGAAATGTGCTGAGCGCCACTAAAACTAGGGACCATCCAAAAACCACCCTGTGCCTTTTTTACCATGACGCTTATCTTGTATCTGCCCTTTTCCGTTACTCCACCCCAATCACAAAGTAATTGAATTTTTCCATTCGTGACTTTTAATGATTTACCACCTGCATAACTTTCTGTATTGGTAACTGTAGGACCTCCTTCGGTATAATAGGCAATATTTTTAGCCCTGAAAGTCCATGGAATATATTCAAACCCCACCTCATCGCTATCAAAGGTTGCTTGATAATAGTAAGGCTTAACACCCATTACCTTAGTATAGGTTAATGAGACCCCGGAATGGTTAACAGCATAAATGCGGTATTCAGTCAGGCTTGTACTAGCTTTCTTGTCAATAAAGGTATTCCCTTGTACGTTATCGCCAATTAAGACACCATTTTTAAAAATGTTGTAAGCGGTTGCAAACCGACCATTGCTCCATGTTAATGTACAGTACTTATAGTCTTCGGTAGATGCTTCTGCCAATGGTGGCCGCGGTAAAACCCCTTTGGGAATCGCCACAAATCCTGAATCACTTGCGTAGTTATAAGAGCGCCAATTATCTTTGTTTACAGCATAAACACGATACTCTACCAGAGTATCGGGACCGAGTGCATCTTCATATTGCGGTTCCTTTAGATTTTCAGCGATTACCTTTCTGCCCCTTACAATTAAGTAACTGTGGGCAGTAGGCACCGCATTCCATTTTAAAAACACAGAAGTATCTCCTTTAGAAACTGATAGACTTGTGATGTCTGGCGGCAGGTCCAAATCATATTCTTTATTATCCTTTTTACAGCTGGTATAAATAAGAGCTGTTAAGATTGCGACAATTATATATTTTGATTTCATCTTCGTATAATTAATTAATATCCGGGATTATTTGGCTTAAGATTTGGGTTGGCGTCAAGTGCCGCCTGCGGAACAGGCCATAGATAATTGGAAGGTAAAAATAGCTTCTTGCTGCCAAGATTATATAACTCATCCGATTTGATTGAATTGATGACGCTTTCTGCAATTCCCCATCGACGAATATCAAAATACCTTATTCCTTCGAACGCAAATTCGAATTTACGCTCCTGCCTGATAATTTCCCGCATCTGGTTTTGCGAACGACCTGTAGGAACGGAAGCGATACCTGCTCTTGTTCGTACCTTATTTAGAATCTCGTACACAGAATTATCTATTTGATTAATTTCTGTTTTTGCCTCTGCATACATTAATAGTACGTCAGTATAACGAAGTACAATAAAGTCTGATTCGTCTTCATTTGTCCAGTCTAGCTTTATCTTCTCATTCATATACCCTTTATTAATGTTAAACGGATATGCAGTTTTGTAGGCTCCTTGTTCGAGTGACCCAACCATCCATGGTTCAAACAAAGAACCATTCACGATGCTCTTTCCTCCTATATAAAAAGTTTTTTCGAACCGGACTCCTCTGTTATCCCATTTTTTATCTGCATCATAAAGCGGCGACTGATCTGGTGGAAGACCATCTTTCATATAATATGAGTCAATAAAGTCTGCAGATATTGCTGATGACTGCCAGCTTCCATTGATTCCGTCAAGCGACAATCCGGGAAGATGGTTCGGACCAAAGGGAGTAGAGTAAGTACCACCTTGTTTAGTTCCACCGCCAACGTATTTTATACTGAATAAAATCTCTCCGTTGTTTTCATTATCATTCGCAAAAATGCGTTCGTAATCCGGTTCGAACCGAACAAAAGATTGATTGGCAAAGGCCATTAAATCTTCCGCAGCTTTTATCGTGCCCGGATAATCTTTAATATAGAGCAGGGCTCTTACTTTCATACCCATTGCGGCCTGTTTAGTCGCCTTCCCCCATTTCATATCGAACGGATATTCTGTTAGGTTCTGGATGGCAATATCCAGATCCGGAATAATCAACTTTCTGGTCACCTCTTCCACCGAACTTCTGCTCAGCTTAGATTCGGAAGGTGTTAAAATGCGGTCCACCATCGGCACAGCTCCGTACAAACTCGTTAGTCTTAGGTAGCATATTGCCCTAATAAAATGTGCTTCTCCCAATACGTCTTTTGCAAATTTCGGATCCAGCAAATCCTTTTTCAGTTCGAGTTGTTCAATGATTGTATTTGCCAGATTTATAGAACTGTATCCCTTGGACCAAACAAAGCCGATACCCGATGTATTGGGACTCATGTTCCCTCTGGAAATATCATACCATGGTGTGTGCCAGGAAAAGCTAAAAAACATGGCGTCCGAAGCTACTTCCCAATATAAGTTACCACCATAAGTACCAGTTATTTCTTTGGTGTCAGTACTCCTTAGCCCTGAATAAAGCCCGGTCAAGGCCAAATCAAAATCGTTCTGATCACTGAAGAACACATTTTTCGATACTGAATCTTCAGGTGTTAAGTCCAGTGCTTTTTTACAACTAAAGCCCAATACGGCAATAAGAAGTAATAAGATCTTTTTATTTATAGTTTTCATTGTCTGTTAGAATGTAAGTGTAAGACCAAATTTCATAATCATCGTTTGAGGAAGTCCACCCCTTGAATTTGCCTCCCTTTTACGCTCCGGATCGAAACCTTGGTAGTTAGTCCATGTGAATAAATTAGAAGCGCTCATATAAACCTTAAGGTTTTGCAATGAAACCTTCTCAATGAGCTTTTTAGGTAATTCATAGCTAACTAAGAGATTTCTAAGACGCAGATACGACCTGTTCATCAGGAAATAGGTGTTGAAGTTGTCCGTGTTGGGACCATTGTCGACCCATACACGAGGGGTAGTTAAGCTTGGACGATCAGGAGTCCAGCGATTTAGCCAATGCTCAGCAATATTTGACCCTTGAAAAGTAGGATAAAAATACTCGTGGCTACCATAAGAGTAAGCATCTGCGATTCCTTGAAAATCTGCCGATAGGCCAAAACTTCCGTATCTTAAGTTTATATTCCCACCGTATGTCCAACTCGGATATTGGGTTCCTAAAATCTGGCGGTCATAGGCATCTATAACCCCATCGGGTTTTCCGTCTGGACCACTGAAATCTTCAAATATTAAATCGCCCGGGGCAGCACCAAATTGATGAGGCAACTGGTCAACTTCTTCTTTGCTTTGAAATATACGTCCTGTCCATTTCACCAGGTAATAAGCGTCAATGGGCGAATTTCTTGTTAATATTTTTTCTCCTTTTATGTACCTGTCTGTCTCACCAGTAACATCAGGATTGATGGAAAGAATTTTATTGGTAATTCTAGAGGCATTAATTCCAACATCGACTGTAAGCTTATTGAATTTCTTGGAGAAACTTACAGCACCTTCAATACCTTTATTTCTTACACTTGCCAGATTAGTAAATACTGATGAAAATCCCGTTTCCAGCGGTAAAGGCGTGTTGTATAGTATGCCCGTAGATTTTTTATCAAAATAATCAAACTCAAACTGAACTGAAGAGTTGAATAAATGCAGGTTCAAACCAATGTCGCTCATTGTAGTCGTTTCCCAGTGTAAATCAGGGTTTCCGTAACTATCTGCACGGGCACCGGTAAACACTGTATTTCCCCAAACATAGTTAGCATCCTTATAAGATATTTTGGCTACGTAAGGAAAATCATCGGATAATGCCTGGTTACCCAACTGCCCCCACGAGGCTCTGATCTTCAAAAAATTTATTGCAGGAATTTTCTTCATGAAGGGCTCACTAGTAATTACCCATCCTGCTGAGAATGACGGAAACACACCATACCTGTAATTAGGACCAAACCGTGATGAACCGTCTCTGCGAATATTGGCTTCGAACAAATACTTGTTATCGAAATCATAGTTTAAACGACCAAATTGAGAAACAATCGCATTTTTGGTTAGCCGACTTGAATTTTGTATAGTACTGGGATCTCCCGCAGAAAATACGCGGACATAATTGGATTCAAATCTTCCACGCTCGGTGCTTATCCAATCGAAGTTATTACTCTCTTTACTTATCCCGCCTAAGATGCTGAAGTTGTGTTTTGAGAGGCTGAACTTATAAGCCGCCCGAAAATATGGATTTATACGGTAAGATCTGGTAGATTGCTGCTGCAGCCTTCCATAACCATAAAATCCGGTTAATGAACCCAATGATTCATTAGACTTTGGGGCTGCTATAATCTCCTTATATCTCCAGTTTCTTGCTACAGGCCTTCCAAACCAACCGTTATAAGAATCTAAATTTGTATTGGCTGTAAAATTACCGAACAACTTTAAATTCTTTATTGGTTCAAATTCAAAAAACATATTTCCGTTAATATTATTTCGGTACTCGCGAATATCATTTGACTCGTATTCAGCAAGCGGGTTGCCGCTTTGTATCTGGCCAGTAAATGGCAAAGTGGTATTATCGGGGAGTGCAAGATAACCGTCGTCAGTATGAGGAGGATTTAGTGGTGTTCCCCGCATGATGCTGAGCAAAGAAAAATCAGTTATCGAACCATTTGGTGTGCGCTGATTTCCATAAGTGTATCCGAAATTCACCCCTACTTTTAGCTTGCTTGCAATTTGCGACTCTATATTAATCCTGGTTGTTAGCCTTTTGTATTGCCCATCCAGAATGATCGCTTTTTGATCCATATAGCCCAAAGACATAAAATACTGGGTTTTCTGAGTACCTCCCCGTGCACTGATGTCGTGTTGCTGAATGACGCCTTTTTTTACGATTTCATCAAACCAATCGGTTGAGGCCGCCGCTCGGTAAGATGGGGTCCGGTATTGCTCGATGACCTCCTCAGAAAAAGCAGGAAGACCGCCCGAATTTACCCTCGCTTCGTTCATCAAAGTCATAAAAACAATAGGGTCGGTAATCATTTTGGGTTTACTATTTTTAGTGATCTGCGAAGTAGACCAGCTTCCCTCATAATTGAATACTGATTTACCCTCTTTCGTGCCCTTTTTCGTCGTAATCAGTATAACCCCATTTCCGGCCTGAGAGCCGTAAATAGAGGCTGACGCAGCATCTTTTAGTACAGAAATGGAAGCGATATCAGAAGGATTCAGTACATCCATACTGTTAGAGATAACTCCATCGATTAGAATGAGCGGCGATGTATTGTTCAGTGTCCCCAACCCCCGGATGGTAATTTGTGCACCGTCGTCACCCGCAATACCAGATCCCTGAGCAATATGTACCCCGGCAATTTTACCTGCCAAAGCCTGGGAAGAACTGGTTATGGGCTTATTCTCTAAAGCGGAGGCATCAATAACCCCGACAGCGCCGGTTAAATTAGTCCGCTTCTGAGTACCATATCCTACTACAACCACCTGATCAAGAGTTTTTGAGTCGGGAACCAGGGTAATTTCAAAGTATGTGGTTTTAAGTAAAGGCTGAACTTTTGGCAAAAATCCAATATAGGATATTACTAATTTTTCGGCCTTTTCGGGAACAAGGATACTGAAATTGCCGTTTAGGTCTGTTATCGCCCCCACTTTAGTTCCTTCTACAAGCACGCTTGCGCCTATTAATGTGACTCCGTCTGTTGATTTAACAACTCCGGTAATACGCCTTTCCTGTGCTTCGCAAAAAACGCTAAACAACAGGAGGAATAGAATCAGTAGTTTTCTTTTCATTTGGTTATATTTGGT from Pedobacter endophyticus includes:
- a CDS encoding thermonuclease family protein, which encodes MWVGKITVFILLIFFRSVSTAGPDYPELKHKTFEAKVIGITDGDTIEILYRNQPIKIRLAHIDCPEKRGSQPYGNDAKAALSKLCFGQQVQVHAQNYDRYKRLIAVVVNIRKQNVNQEMIKQGMAWHFKKYSKDTVYAQLEVRARRNKIGLWKDAQAVAPWDWRKHIRQAKATHNKQKD
- a CDS encoding helix-turn-helix domain-containing protein — protein: MDIENEDLVTSWIKENGNPAIEQLTKVNLETAKKTAALLIEKGLDVVDLAVIVDMHVAEVNKWLDGKHNFSEKTLTQILTTL
- a CDS encoding fibronectin type III domain-containing protein, with product MKSKYIIVAILTALIYTSCKKDNKEYDLDLPPDITSLSVSKGDTSVFLKWNAVPTAHSYLIVRGRKVIAENLKEPQYEDALGPDTLVEYRVYAVNKDNWRSYNYASDSGFVAIPKGVLPRPPLAEASTEDYKYCTLTWSNGRFATAYNIFKNGVLIGDNVQGNTFIDKKASTSLTEYRIYAVNHSGVSLTYTKVMGVKPYYYQATFDSDEVGFEYIPWTFRAKNIAYYTEGGPTVTNTESYAGGKSLKVTNGKIQLLCDWGGVTEKGRYKISVMVKKAQGGFWMVPSFSGAQHISAGSEWTKFEVETPLLNKGGTFSLKIEPYGNGSAFIDNWSIEYVGSE
- a CDS encoding RagB/SusD family nutrient uptake outer membrane protein — protein: MKTINKKILLLLIAVLGFSCKKALDLTPEDSVSKNVFFSDQNDFDLALTGLYSGLRSTDTKEITGTYGGNLYWEVASDAMFFSFSWHTPWYDISRGNMSPNTSGIGFVWSKGYSSINLANTIIEQLELKKDLLDPKFAKDVLGEAHFIRAICYLRLTSLYGAVPMVDRILTPSESKLSRSSVEEVTRKLIIPDLDIAIQNLTEYPFDMKWGKATKQAAMGMKVRALLYIKDYPGTIKAAEDLMAFANQSFVRFEPDYERIFANDNENNGEILFSIKYVGGGTKQGGTYSTPFGPNHLPGLSLDGINGSWQSSAISADFIDSYYMKDGLPPDQSPLYDADKKWDNRGVRFEKTFYIGGKSIVNGSLFEPWMVGSLEQGAYKTAYPFNINKGYMNEKIKLDWTNEDESDFIVLRYTDVLLMYAEAKTEINQIDNSVYEILNKVRTRAGIASVPTGRSQNQMREIIRQERKFEFAFEGIRYFDIRRWGIAESVINSIKSDELYNLGSKKLFLPSNYLWPVPQAALDANPNLKPNNPGY
- a CDS encoding SusC/RagA family TonB-linked outer membrane protein, producing MKRKLLILFLLLFSVFCEAQERRITGVVKSTDGVTLIGASVLVEGTKVGAITDLNGNFSILVPEKAEKLVISYIGFLPKVQPLLKTTYFEITLVPDSKTLDQVVVVGYGTQKRTNLTGAVGVIDASALENKPITSSSQALAGKIAGVHIAQGSGIAGDDGAQITIRGLGTLNNTSPLILIDGVISNSMDVLNPSDIASISVLKDAASASIYGSQAGNGVILITTKKGTKEGKSVFNYEGSWSTSQITKNSKPKMITDPIVFMTLMNEARVNSGGLPAFSEEVIEQYRTPSYRAAASTDWFDEIVKKGVIQQHDISARGGTQKTQYFMSLGYMDQKAIILDGQYKRLTTRINIESQIASKLKVGVNFGYTYGNQRTPNGSITDFSLLSIMRGTPLNPPHTDDGYLALPDNTTLPFTGQIQSGNPLAEYESNDIREYRNNINGNMFFEFEPIKNLKLFGNFTANTNLDSYNGWFGRPVARNWRYKEIIAAPKSNESLGSLTGFYGYGRLQQQSTRSYRINPYFRAAYKFSLSKHNFSILGGISKESNNFDWISTERGRFESNYVRVFSAGDPSTIQNSSRLTKNAIVSQFGRLNYDFDNKYLFEANIRRDGSSRFGPNYRYGVFPSFSAGWVITSEPFMKKIPAINFLKIRASWGQLGNQALSDDFPYVAKISYKDANYVWGNTVFTGARADSYGNPDLHWETTTMSDIGLNLHLFNSSVQFEFDYFDKKSTGILYNTPLPLETGFSSVFTNLASVRNKGIEGAVSFSKKFNKLTVDVGINASRITNKILSINPDVTGETDRYIKGEKILTRNSPIDAYYLVKWTGRIFQSKEEVDQLPHQFGAAPGDLIFEDFSGPDGKPDGVIDAYDRQILGTQYPSWTYGGNINLRYGSFGLSADFQGIADAYSYGSHEYFYPTFQGSNIAEHWLNRWTPDRPSLTTPRVWVDNGPNTDNFNTYFLMNRSYLRLRNLLVSYELPKKLIEKVSLQNLKVYMSASNLFTWTNYQGFDPERKREANSRGGLPQTMIMKFGLTLTF